One part of the Synergistota bacterium genome encodes these proteins:
- a CDS encoding SMC family ATPase, with translation MKPLRLVVRNFMGLRDVDISFVGKEVFVIQGPNGAGKSSILEAIYFALFGRTLRHGTGYEGVVNRESNDGKALVELEFSHHGKRWRIKREVIESTRKGSVYLECLDTMERIASSIEASKRIERLIGLTSETFKTTVLLPQGEITRFLELTGTDRMKVLKELLSGNKLSRIAEYAESDLKGKEGELRVYTAQISAINLEELKKEKERILPQIDELEFEISKIAREIEALEKALNELRGKESALKELARDKELMESLRRRKDRALLRLSEIENKISEGSDIEKRLISLLESVEDDYEKERSLFETLESVWDKILPLKTEFSSLENEFKSKVYKVKRIEEEIDVLLKKLKEEKQNCEYLREEEEKLKESYERAREKYFTNEVKRGLKVGDLCPVCGSVITSLVQEENIEIETLKHLRKLYEDASKRRQEREKSLTGIEGELRERERYRRELISEITLSESRLKEKGSLLEEMLNYIKKQFGEQDLEGLRARKKAKMEELRKKKEEIKLKMSSLKASLKGLSDEKVNLENELVEVEKELSILSEKIAALESRIDTSLTLEEIQREITLRENDIRAKRSERDSLNAELWRKRSRLEAIDKDIKNYNSLKSKVEILQAEVGLLSELKKNLSDSNFPKFLVSHYLMEAANIANSYLSRLTKGRYLIEATEKLDLFVIDEDIGGERRSMRDLSGGEKVLISLSLALGIAEVLAGGLEAFFIDEGFSPLDRENLDMVAHELTELDNSGKLIGIITHDPVFADYFAVKLLVNGGKARWA, from the coding sequence ATGAAGCCTCTTAGGCTTGTGGTGAGGAACTTTATGGGGCTTCGAGATGTTGATATATCATTCGTAGGGAAAGAGGTTTTTGTTATTCAGGGACCTAATGGAGCTGGCAAGAGTAGTATCCTTGAAGCGATATACTTTGCCTTGTTTGGCAGAACTTTAAGGCATGGAACTGGATATGAGGGAGTGGTTAATAGGGAGTCTAACGATGGTAAAGCTTTAGTAGAGCTTGAATTTTCTCATCATGGTAAGCGCTGGAGGATAAAGAGAGAAGTGATTGAGTCCACAAGGAAGGGGTCTGTTTATTTAGAGTGTTTGGATACCATGGAAAGGATAGCTTCCTCTATAGAGGCTTCAAAGAGAATAGAGAGGCTCATAGGTTTAACTAGCGAAACTTTTAAGACTACGGTTTTGCTTCCGCAGGGTGAGATAACCAGGTTTTTGGAGCTCACAGGTACAGATAGAATGAAGGTTTTAAAAGAGCTTTTAAGCGGTAATAAACTTTCTCGTATCGCTGAGTATGCTGAATCTGACCTGAAGGGAAAGGAGGGGGAGCTTAGAGTTTATACTGCTCAAATTAGCGCAATTAACTTGGAGGAGCTTAAGAAAGAGAAAGAGAGGATATTGCCTCAGATAGATGAGCTTGAGTTTGAGATATCTAAGATAGCTAGAGAAATAGAGGCTTTGGAAAAAGCGCTTAATGAGCTTAGAGGCAAGGAAAGCGCTCTTAAAGAGTTAGCGAGGGATAAAGAGCTAATGGAGAGCCTAAGGAGGAGGAAAGATAGAGCTTTGCTAAGGCTTTCGGAGATAGAGAATAAAATATCAGAGGGTTCAGATATTGAAAAGAGACTCATTTCGCTATTGGAAAGCGTAGAGGATGATTATGAAAAGGAGCGAAGCCTATTTGAAACTCTTGAGTCTGTTTGGGATAAAATTCTTCCCTTAAAAACGGAGTTTTCTTCTTTAGAAAATGAGTTCAAAAGCAAAGTATACAAAGTTAAGAGGATAGAAGAAGAAATAGATGTACTTCTTAAAAAGCTTAAGGAAGAGAAACAGAACTGTGAATATTTGAGAGAGGAGGAAGAGAAGCTTAAGGAGAGTTATGAGAGGGCTCGCGAGAAATATTTTACTAACGAAGTTAAAAGGGGTTTGAAAGTGGGGGATCTGTGTCCAGTGTGTGGTTCTGTCATAACCTCGCTAGTGCAGGAGGAGAATATCGAAATCGAGACCTTAAAACATCTTAGGAAGCTCTATGAGGATGCTTCAAAAAGACGTCAGGAGAGAGAAAAATCTTTAACAGGCATTGAGGGAGAACTTAGGGAGAGGGAACGCTATAGGAGAGAGCTTATTTCTGAAATAACTCTTTCTGAAAGTAGATTAAAGGAGAAGGGGAGCTTGCTTGAAGAGATGCTTAACTATATCAAAAAGCAGTTTGGAGAACAAGATTTGGAAGGCTTGAGAGCCCGTAAAAAAGCAAAGATGGAAGAGCTTCGAAAGAAAAAAGAGGAAATCAAGTTAAAGATGAGTTCGCTTAAGGCTTCCTTAAAAGGATTAAGTGACGAAAAAGTTAATTTGGAAAATGAGCTTGTAGAAGTTGAAAAGGAGCTTTCTATTTTGAGCGAAAAAATTGCAGCTTTGGAATCACGAATAGATACATCTTTAACCCTTGAGGAGATTCAGAGGGAAATAACCTTAAGAGAGAATGATATTAGGGCCAAGAGGTCTGAGAGGGATTCTTTAAATGCTGAGCTTTGGAGAAAAAGAAGCAGATTAGAAGCTATAGATAAGGATATAAAAAATTATAACTCGCTTAAAAGTAAGGTTGAGATTTTGCAGGCTGAGGTTGGTTTGCTTAGCGAACTTAAGAAGAACTTATCAGATAGTAACTTTCCTAAATTCTTGGTTTCTCACTATTTAATGGAGGCGGCAAATATTGCTAACTCTTATCTCTCGCGCTTAACTAAGGGTAGGTATCTTATAGAAGCTACGGAAAAGCTAGATCTTTTCGTGATTGATGAAGACATAGGTGGGGAAAGAAGAAGCATGAGGGACCTTTCAGGAGGGGAAAAGGTATTGATATCCCTATCTTTGGCCTTGGGTATTGCTGAGGTTTTAGCAGGTGGATTAGAGGCCTTTTTTATAGATGAGGGCTTTTCCCCGTTGGATAGAGAGAATTTAGATATGGTTGCTCATGAGCTTACTGAGCTTGATAATAGTGGAAAACTTATAGGTATTATAACTCATGATCCGGTCTTTGCTGATTATTTTGCGGTGAAGCTCCTCGTAAATGGGGGTAAGGCCAGATGGGCCTAG
- a CDS encoding metallophosphoesterase, translated as MRRSIRLLQTADWHWGRVSWKDSPRAVDRNPEIRRALEEIYDYSYKNKPDCILICGDIFDHYVAPSEIEAKEVLSLIIDFSKIAPVVIVLGNHDWRGLATYHPFSSRMGIHILSSLCESPFEEIDGLRIFYFPYFPLRNLLKKYRASELQDQARKLLSDYKNELKKFAKLDRWNILVGHLSVEGLPYQNEITILSELFVPKDFLSSEVFDYVALGHVHSQMKVPGTSVPSYYCGGLIRIGFKEEGNLVGALWVEIEEGSEVKVEPIKITSKELKTLKVLASDLDVLKDMLESLKEDAYIRVELDMSKGPFFSSSFYINRVFSMDERIVKVKLDRGDREDQRSVRISKSGDLVEMFREYLKLKGVEDRSLLERFRYYFRKVEEEDEAS; from the coding sequence ATGCGACGATCTATTAGATTGCTTCAGACAGCTGATTGGCATTGGGGACGTGTGTCTTGGAAGGATTCTCCTCGCGCTGTGGATAGAAATCCAGAGATAAGGAGGGCACTGGAAGAGATATATGATTATAGCTATAAGAATAAGCCTGATTGTATCCTAATCTGCGGTGATATCTTTGATCATTACGTTGCTCCATCTGAAATTGAGGCGAAAGAGGTTTTATCCTTGATAATAGATTTTTCTAAAATAGCCCCTGTTGTCATTGTGTTGGGTAATCATGATTGGCGAGGCCTTGCTACTTATCATCCTTTTTCCTCCCGTATGGGTATACATATATTATCATCTCTTTGTGAGAGCCCGTTTGAGGAAATAGATGGATTGAGAATCTTTTACTTTCCTTATTTTCCATTACGAAATTTGCTGAAGAAATATCGAGCATCTGAGCTTCAAGATCAAGCAAGGAAGCTACTTTCTGACTACAAAAATGAGCTTAAGAAGTTTGCTAAACTTGATAGATGGAATATTCTCGTTGGACACCTATCTGTCGAGGGGCTTCCCTATCAAAATGAAATTACCATTTTATCTGAGCTTTTTGTACCAAAGGATTTTTTAAGTAGCGAAGTTTTCGATTATGTTGCCTTAGGACATGTTCACTCTCAAATGAAGGTTCCAGGAACATCTGTTCCCTCCTACTACTGTGGGGGGTTGATTAGAATAGGGTTTAAGGAGGAAGGCAACTTAGTTGGTGCCTTATGGGTTGAGATTGAGGAAGGGAGTGAGGTGAAAGTCGAGCCTATAAAGATTACCTCTAAGGAGCTAAAGACCCTCAAGGTTTTAGCTTCGGATTTGGATGTCCTTAAAGATATGTTGGAATCCTTAAAGGAGGATGCTTATATTAGAGTTGAGTTAGATATGTCAAAGGGGCCTTTCTTCTCATCTTCCTTTTATATTAATAGAGTTTTTTCCATGGACGAGAGAATAGTAAAGGTAAAGTTGGATAGAGGCGATAGAGAAGATCAAAGGAGTGTCAGGATTTCCAAGAGTGGAGACCTTGTTGAGATGTTCAGAGAGTATCTTAAACTGAAGGGAGTTGAGGATCGCTCGCTTCTAGAGAGATTTAGGTATTATTTTAGGAAGGTGGAAGAAGAGGATGAAGCCTCTTAG
- a CDS encoding Rne/Rng family ribonuclease: MLISVDEETRIALLEDGALVEFFIERPWIKDIVGNIYKGRVERVLPGMGAAFINIGIGKNGFLPFKDLDRSIRAGEEIIIQVAREGKELKGPRLTSRVSLPGHYILLLPGSDRIGVSRRINKPSERKRLKELLERSLPPGFGAVARTVSWGESDDVILNELSELLSLWSEIMEKFYSLPAPSLLYSEPPLIKKVLRDWYSPEVKEICSDNIEALSEVKKIIDGWNRGEADVNFVYHDNPFLSLFEAYGVEDELNKLLLRKVPLKCGGEVVIDRAEALTVIDVNTSSFVGGESFEKTALTTNIEAAKEIARQLRLRGIGGIVIIDFIDMKNDKNKETLIKELALELKKDKREVEICSFSPLGLLELTREREGPDLIERLGMTCPYCDGRGWVLSEDTLIMDIKRRLKKFLSSNNTQIIEIVVNPALKGSLNKVKEEWEKDYSRTIEIVEDPNISFDTFRLRAKS; the protein is encoded by the coding sequence ATGTTAATAAGTGTGGATGAGGAGACACGTATAGCTTTGCTTGAGGATGGGGCTCTGGTTGAATTCTTTATAGAAAGGCCATGGATCAAGGACATAGTTGGAAATATATATAAAGGAAGGGTCGAAAGGGTTCTGCCTGGCATGGGAGCTGCTTTTATAAACATAGGCATAGGAAAAAACGGTTTTCTTCCATTCAAGGACTTAGACAGAAGTATTAGAGCGGGAGAGGAAATAATCATCCAAGTTGCAAGGGAGGGAAAGGAACTTAAGGGACCGAGACTTACCTCGAGGGTTTCCCTTCCTGGCCACTATATACTTCTTCTTCCAGGTTCCGATAGGATAGGGGTTTCACGGAGAATAAATAAACCGTCGGAAAGGAAAAGGCTTAAAGAGCTCCTTGAAAGATCCCTACCGCCTGGTTTCGGTGCTGTAGCTCGAACTGTAAGTTGGGGGGAAAGCGATGATGTTATATTAAATGAGCTTTCTGAGCTTCTCTCATTATGGTCTGAAATAATGGAAAAATTTTATTCTTTACCAGCTCCTTCCCTTCTTTACTCTGAGCCTCCTCTTATTAAGAAGGTTTTAAGGGATTGGTATTCTCCTGAAGTTAAGGAAATATGTTCTGATAATATTGAAGCCTTGTCAGAAGTCAAGAAGATAATAGATGGGTGGAATAGGGGAGAGGCTGATGTTAACTTTGTCTATCATGACAATCCTTTTCTCTCTCTATTTGAGGCTTATGGGGTGGAAGATGAGCTTAATAAGCTTCTTCTGAGGAAGGTTCCATTGAAATGTGGTGGTGAGGTGGTAATAGATAGGGCTGAAGCCTTGACGGTTATAGATGTAAATACCTCAAGCTTCGTTGGGGGAGAAAGCTTTGAAAAAACGGCTTTGACGACTAATATAGAAGCGGCGAAGGAGATAGCTCGTCAGCTTAGGTTAAGAGGTATAGGGGGCATAGTTATTATAGATTTTATAGATATGAAAAATGACAAGAATAAAGAGACGCTAATAAAAGAATTGGCTTTAGAGCTTAAAAAGGATAAGAGGGAAGTAGAGATATGCTCTTTTAGCCCATTAGGCCTTCTTGAGCTTACGAGAGAGCGTGAAGGACCAGATCTGATAGAACGTCTTGGTATGACTTGTCCTTATTGTGATGGAAGAGGCTGGGTTTTAAGCGAAGATACTCTTATCATGGATATTAAAAGGCGTTTGAAAAAGTTCTTATCTTCTAATAATACTCAAATCATAGAGATAGTGGTGAACCCTGCTTTGAAGGGATCTTTGAATAAAGTGAAGGAGGAGTGGGAAAAAGATTATAGCAGGACTATAGAAATTGTTGAAGATCCCAATATTTCCTTTGATACTTTCAGGCTTAGGGCGAAAAGTTAG
- a CDS encoding TIGR03936 family radical SAM-associated protein, producing MKLRLEHRKIGIFRFVSHLDWLNSLKRAIRRALIPISYSSGFSPQMRINLGIPLPLGVEGLKEYFDLELEKPEDPVQVMYKLNRELPEELHILRCEVSPSFEISKFVNFSIYDLFLREERDLDFKALGDILYKLEKRSTKTYRIFLFQKGESSGIVKVLFSLGLSWEDMCLIRRLGLWKFEGEIIINPFGEVEQLDKYVNKCG from the coding sequence ATGAAATTGCGCTTGGAACATAGAAAGATAGGTATTTTTAGGTTTGTATCACATCTTGATTGGCTTAATTCCTTGAAGCGGGCCATAAGAAGAGCTTTGATTCCCATAAGTTATAGCTCTGGATTTTCTCCTCAAATGAGAATAAATTTAGGAATTCCCCTTCCCCTTGGAGTGGAGGGTTTAAAGGAGTATTTTGACTTAGAACTTGAAAAACCTGAGGATCCTGTTCAGGTTATGTACAAGTTGAATAGAGAGCTTCCCGAGGAGCTCCATATTTTAAGATGTGAAGTATCTCCCAGCTTTGAGATATCTAAGTTTGTAAATTTCTCTATTTATGATCTTTTCTTAAGAGAGGAGAGAGACTTAGATTTTAAGGCTCTCGGAGATATTTTATATAAATTGGAAAAGCGCTCCACCAAGACTTATAGGATCTTTCTCTTTCAGAAGGGTGAGTCCTCAGGTATAGTTAAAGTTCTTTTTTCTTTAGGTCTTTCATGGGAGGATATGTGTCTTATAAGAAGGCTTGGTTTGTGGAAGTTTGAGGGGGAGATAATTATTAATCCCTTTGGGGAGGTTGAGCAACTTGATAAGTATGTTAATAAGTGTGGATGA
- a CDS encoding TIGR03960 family B12-binding radical SAM protein, whose amino-acid sequence MRKWLSLVSRPSRYIGKEWNTPFKDWEKVDVRVCLAYPDTYEIGMSYLGYKILYWHLNRFDWLAVERAYVPWIDAEDYIRKSGDFLSSYESDTPLKDFDFLGITLQYEMNATNILTLLDLGGIPLRTEDRQEKHPIVIGGGPGAFTAQIFAPFFDCFLVGDGEESFLELLKFYRECKKYGFKREEFLSEADKRFPWLWVPLFSNKQVVKRCILPNLDEAFYPMTDLVPWCEIVHDRVSVEVFRGCARGCRFCQAGMIYRPVRERSLKRVVELAKSLVSSTGYEEMSLTSLASCDYSVIKEALFSIKNELKKLGLRVNFSLPSLRMDGFSVSLVDEIIGSGKKTTLTFAPEAGTQRLRDVINKNISDDDIFRTIEELARRGWNRVKLYFMVGLPTESEEDINGLVSLIKEVHRLGKRFSRRFSLSVSLASFVPKAHTPFQWEGQFPLDYLLETLRFVKGSLKGRDIEIHYHDVNLSFLEAVLSRGDEKLANVIERAWKRGARFDGWNEQLNMNIWLSSFEEEGIDPYWYAQRKPSYTEALPWDFIDSGISKEFLIKEHERALKGETTRDCRFGLCSNCGVCHKYGVRNEIALGT is encoded by the coding sequence ATGAGGAAATGGCTTTCTCTTGTGTCTCGCCCTTCAAGATATATAGGTAAAGAGTGGAATACCCCTTTTAAGGATTGGGAAAAGGTAGATGTTAGGGTCTGCCTTGCTTATCCTGATACCTATGAAATAGGTATGTCTTATCTTGGTTATAAGATACTCTATTGGCACCTGAATAGATTTGATTGGCTCGCCGTTGAAAGAGCTTATGTTCCTTGGATAGATGCGGAGGACTATATAAGAAAAAGCGGGGATTTCCTAAGCTCTTATGAGAGTGATACTCCTCTTAAGGATTTTGATTTTCTAGGTATAACTCTTCAATATGAGATGAATGCTACAAATATCTTAACTCTCCTTGATCTTGGAGGAATACCCTTAAGGACGGAGGATAGACAAGAAAAGCATCCTATAGTGATCGGCGGTGGCCCTGGGGCTTTTACAGCTCAGATTTTTGCTCCATTTTTCGACTGTTTCCTTGTAGGAGATGGAGAGGAGTCCTTTTTAGAGCTTTTAAAGTTTTACAGAGAGTGTAAAAAATACGGTTTTAAGAGAGAGGAGTTTCTATCGGAGGCAGACAAGCGTTTCCCATGGCTTTGGGTTCCTCTATTTTCAAATAAGCAGGTAGTAAAAAGATGCATACTTCCAAACTTGGATGAGGCCTTTTATCCGATGACGGATCTTGTACCTTGGTGTGAGATCGTACATGATAGGGTTTCTGTTGAGGTTTTTAGAGGATGCGCTCGAGGTTGTAGATTCTGCCAAGCTGGTATGATATATAGACCTGTGAGAGAAAGAAGCCTTAAAAGGGTGGTTGAGCTTGCTAAAAGTTTGGTTTCTTCAACTGGTTATGAGGAAATGTCCTTAACTTCTTTAGCTTCTTGTGATTATTCTGTAATTAAGGAGGCTCTTTTTTCTATAAAGAATGAATTGAAAAAATTAGGCCTTAGAGTGAACTTTTCCCTTCCATCTCTTAGGATGGATGGGTTTTCTGTTAGCTTGGTTGACGAGATTATAGGTAGTGGTAAGAAGACGACTCTCACCTTTGCTCCCGAAGCTGGAACGCAAAGGCTTAGGGATGTAATAAATAAAAATATTAGTGATGATGATATATTTAGAACGATAGAGGAGCTTGCTAGAAGGGGTTGGAATAGAGTTAAGTTATATTTTATGGTTGGGTTACCTACTGAGAGTGAAGAGGATATAAATGGGCTGGTTTCGTTAATTAAGGAAGTTCATAGATTGGGTAAAAGATTTAGTAGGAGATTTTCTCTGTCTGTGAGCTTAGCTTCTTTCGTCCCGAAGGCTCATACTCCATTTCAGTGGGAAGGTCAATTTCCCTTGGATTATCTTCTTGAGACGTTAAGGTTTGTAAAAGGCTCCTTAAAGGGAAGGGATATAGAAATTCACTATCATGATGTTAATCTAAGCTTTTTGGAAGCGGTTTTATCTCGTGGAGACGAAAAGCTTGCTAATGTTATTGAAAGGGCTTGGAAAAGAGGGGCTCGTTTCGATGGTTGGAATGAACAGCTTAATATGAATATATGGCTTTCCTCTTTTGAGGAGGAGGGGATTGATCCTTATTGGTATGCTCAGAGAAAGCCGTCTTATACTGAGGCTCTCCCGTGGGATTTCATAGATAGTGGAATTTCAAAAGAATTCCTCATTAAAGAACACGAAAGAGCTCTTAAGGGTGAAACCACTAGGGATTGTAGATTTGGCTTATGCTCTAATTGTGGAGTATGTCATAAATATGGAGTTAGAAATGAAATTGCGCTTGGAACATAG
- the rodA gene encoding rod shape-determining protein RodA, with translation MRIRELDFSLLVILFLLMILGTLNLYSATLNQKEAFFYRQIFWNLIGFGLCIIFAFYDYHRLIKLSNLLYVAFIGLLLLVLVFGRGAGGAKRWLVIFGFSFQPSEFIKPVMILLYSRILALKGGIERWGEVVELSLYSLLPALLIAKQPDLGTSGVMIFFFLVYLFLSSSHLRYFFVTMLASIGSIPILWEFLKDYQKRRLLAFLDPEYDPLGVGYNLLQSKISLGSGGVLGAGFLNGLQHKLRFLPEHHTDFIFCVWGEEFGFLGTSLLILLYTLLIWRIYKIALLSKDKEGFYIASGVVSLFFLHIFVNIAMTIGLIPVKGLPLPFFSYGGSATLSFMICIGLVLSVYRGRIIRES, from the coding sequence TTGAGGATTAGGGAATTAGATTTTTCTCTTTTGGTGATCCTTTTTTTATTAATGATTTTAGGAACCTTAAACTTGTATAGCGCTACCCTTAATCAGAAGGAGGCTTTCTTTTATAGACAAATTTTCTGGAACCTCATAGGTTTCGGTTTATGTATTATTTTTGCTTTTTATGATTATCATCGTTTAATTAAGCTTAGTAACCTTCTTTATGTAGCTTTTATCGGGCTTCTGCTCTTGGTTTTAGTTTTTGGGAGAGGAGCGGGAGGAGCTAAAAGATGGCTTGTTATATTTGGTTTTTCATTTCAGCCTTCTGAGTTTATAAAGCCTGTAATGATACTTCTTTACTCTCGTATTTTAGCTTTAAAGGGTGGAATAGAAAGATGGGGAGAAGTGGTCGAGCTTAGCTTGTACTCTCTCCTCCCAGCTTTACTTATAGCCAAACAACCTGACTTGGGTACCTCAGGAGTAATGATCTTCTTTTTCCTGGTTTATCTTTTCTTATCTTCTTCGCATTTAAGGTATTTTTTCGTTACCATGCTTGCTTCTATAGGCTCCATTCCGATCTTATGGGAGTTTCTTAAGGATTATCAAAAAAGGAGGCTACTTGCTTTTTTAGATCCAGAATATGATCCTCTTGGAGTTGGATATAATCTTCTTCAATCGAAGATATCCTTGGGTTCAGGTGGGGTTCTGGGAGCTGGCTTTTTAAATGGTTTACAGCATAAGCTTAGATTTCTTCCAGAGCATCACACCGATTTTATATTCTGCGTCTGGGGGGAAGAGTTTGGCTTTTTAGGGACTTCCTTGCTTATCCTTCTTTATACTTTGCTTATATGGAGGATTTATAAAATAGCGCTTCTTTCCAAGGATAAGGAAGGTTTTTATATAGCATCGGGAGTTGTTTCTCTATTCTTCTTACATATATTTGTGAACATAGCTATGACTATCGGACTTATACCCGTTAAAGGGTTACCTCTTCCATTCTTCAGTTACGGAGGTAGTGCAACCTTATCTTTTATGATATGCATAGGTTTGGTTTTAAGCGTTTATAGGGGGAGGATTATTAGGGAGTCTTAA
- the minE gene encoding cell division topological specificity factor MinE — MFSLFKGLFKRGEQSSQIAKSRLEIMVKHDRAELTRNEMIEMMDKILMVLRDYVSYDRDRVEMKVKREKGETFLFISVPVIGRSPSRSLER, encoded by the coding sequence TTGTTTTCGCTTTTTAAGGGTTTATTTAAGAGAGGAGAGCAATCTTCGCAGATAGCTAAAAGCAGACTTGAAATAATGGTTAAACACGATAGAGCGGAACTTACGCGAAACGAGATGATAGAGATGATGGATAAGATACTTATGGTTCTTAGGGATTATGTTAGCTATGATAGGGATAGAGTTGAAATGAAAGTTAAGAGGGAAAAGGGAGAGACCTTTCTCTTTATAAGCGTCCCTGTTATAGGTAGGTCACCATCGAGGAGTTTGGAGAGATAA
- the minD gene encoding septum site-determining protein MinD yields the protein MGEVYVITSGKGGVGKTTVTANLGIGLALGGARVVTVDADIGLRNLDVVLGLENRIVFNIVDVVEGSCRLEQALVRDKRVETLFLLPAAQTRTKEAVSPDQMIDVCSRLREMFDYVLIDSPAGIESGFRNAAIGADKGIVVTTPEVSAVRDADRIIGLLEAMGKGTPQLIINRLRADMVEKGDMLSVRDVLDILAIPLLGIIPEDEEVIVATNKGEPVILRENSDASKAFKNIVARLQGYDVPLIELSSKKDTGFWSKIRKLFGGR from the coding sequence ATGGGAGAGGTTTATGTGATAACCTCTGGAAAAGGAGGGGTTGGTAAGACGACGGTTACGGCTAACCTAGGGATTGGATTGGCTTTAGGGGGAGCGAGAGTTGTCACGGTTGATGCGGATATAGGATTGAGAAACTTGGATGTCGTTCTCGGGCTTGAAAACAGGATAGTATTTAATATAGTTGATGTGGTAGAGGGAAGTTGTAGGCTTGAGCAGGCTCTTGTAAGAGATAAGCGAGTTGAAACTCTTTTTCTGCTTCCTGCCGCTCAAACAAGGACCAAAGAGGCTGTCTCTCCTGATCAGATGATAGACGTCTGTTCTAGACTAAGAGAGATGTTTGACTATGTGCTCATAGATAGTCCAGCAGGTATAGAATCTGGTTTTAGAAACGCTGCGATAGGAGCTGATAAGGGTATAGTAGTTACTACACCGGAGGTTTCTGCGGTTAGAGATGCTGATAGGATAATAGGTTTACTCGAAGCCATGGGGAAAGGGACTCCTCAGCTTATAATTAACAGATTAAGAGCGGATATGGTAGAAAAGGGAGACATGCTTAGCGTCAGAGATGTACTTGATATTCTTGCTATTCCTCTCTTAGGGATAATTCCTGAAGATGAAGAAGTTATAGTTGCAACTAATAAGGGAGAACCAGTTATACTTAGAGAAAATAGTGATGCTTCGAAAGCTTTTAAAAACATAGTTGCAAGGTTACAAGGGTATGACGTTCCCTTAATTGAGCTTTCTTCGAAGAAGGATACGGGATTCTGGAGTAAGATTAGGAAACTTTTTGGTGGAAGGTGA